In Deltaproteobacteria bacterium, the genomic stretch GGCGGGGCGATATCGTCCCGGCCGCCGCAGATCATTAACCCAACTTCTGGCTTAAGCTGCACAAAGTCAAAGCTCATTAAGGCCGCTGGCAAGGCAATTAAGATCAGCGGCTGAACATCAAGACCTTTGAGTTGTGGCCAGGCTTTGAGGGCGATCGAGGCGCCAAAAGAATATCCCGCCACCAGGATCTGCATCATACCATTTTCCTTCAGATAACCGGCCGCAGCCGCGAGGTCCTCTGCCTCCCCGACGCCCTCGTCAAAGGTCCCTTCACTCTGTCCGACTCCTCGGAAATTGAAGCGGAGAACGGTCCAGCCCGCCTCGGCCAGGGCGGAGACTGCGAGACTCACCACAAAATCATGCATCGAGCCGCCGTACAGCGGGTGGGGGTGAGCTACAACCGCGCCCCGGTTCGGATCATTGTGCTTTATTTTCGCTTCTAGCTTGATCTTCCCCGATGGAATGAAAATCAGTTCTTCAGTCATCTCGGTCTTGTTCTCCTTTTCCAATCAAGCGGTTATTAGAGCCTTTGCTCACAGGAATGGAACTGCCTTTCGTCGGTTCAGGTTGGACTCAATGTCAGCGCTTTGTTCCTTGCCGCGGCCGGTTGCCCGGATAAAATGTATTTTTAAACGATAGGATGAACAATGACAAGGGTAATTCCCATGGATCAAGATCGTTCCCCGGAGCTGAATCAGGGACTACCCTAGTCTCAGGGAAAAAGGACGCCTCTTGACCTTGACCGATCCAGCCTGGCATGATAAAGCTAAAATTAGTGAATCCCTTCGGGTGAAAAGTTTCCGGTAGCCGTAAGAACTATGAAGCATAATTAATTCGGGTCCATTCTTGATCCCTATTAAAGTAATTATGCCTCAAAGCTGTCTGACAATACCGGGCGTGAAGAAAGATACCTGCACGCTTCTTTCAATTCTAAAACCTGAGCGTGCATAAGGCAGGGAGACAAGATCCTGCTATTATGATCCAGCTTGATAATTATATATAGGGGTTGCATTGGAAACCATACGCCTCCTTCTTGTTGACGATCACAAAATACTCCGGCAAAGCCTTTCCA encodes the following:
- a CDS encoding alpha/beta hydrolase, which translates into the protein MTEELIFIPSGKIKLEAKIKHNDPNRGAVVAHPHPLYGGSMHDFVVSLAVSALAEAGWTVLRFNFRGVGQSEGTFDEGVGEAEDLAAAAGYLKENGMMQILVAGYSFGASIALKAWPQLKGLDVQPLILIALPAALMSFDFVQLKPEVGLMICGGRDDIAPPDLARALGAKLLRPIEPVIIPGADHFFGGGEEALTHALKTYLHEEVS